A stretch of Lathyrus oleraceus cultivar Zhongwan6 chromosome 6, CAAS_Psat_ZW6_1.0, whole genome shotgun sequence DNA encodes these proteins:
- the LOC127091672 gene encoding protein yippee-like At4g27745, giving the protein MENLIESRLYFCFNCRNHVALHDDVISKAFQGRSGRGFLFSHAMNVRVGPKEDKELITGLHTIADVSCCDCNQVLGWKYERAYEENQKYKEGKYILEKSKIVRENL; this is encoded by the exons ATGGAAAATTTGATTGAAAGCAGATTGTACTTTTGCTTTAATTGTAGAAACCATGTTGCACTTCATGATGATGTCATTTCAAAAGCCTTTCAG GGAAGAAGTGGAAGAGGTTTTCTGTTTTCACATGCAATGAATGTTAGAGTAGGGCCAAAAGAAGACAAAGAACTGATAACAGGTCTCCATACAATTGCTGATGTCTCCTGCTGTGACTGCAATCAGGTTCTTGGTTGGAAGTATGAAAGAGCCTATGAGGAAAATCAAAAGTACAAGGAAGGAAAATACATACTTGAGAAATCTAAAATTGTTAGAGAAAATTTGTAG
- the LOC127091674 gene encoding 60S ribosomal protein L6, mitochondrial yields MEAKFFRFLKIVGVGYKARAESAGRLLYLKLGYSHEVELSAPPAVRVFCFKNNVICCTGIDKQRVHQFAATVRNCKPPEVYKGKGIMYTDEVIKKKQGKKSK; encoded by the coding sequence ATGGAGGCCAAATTTTTCCGCTTTCTTAAGATTGTGGGTGTTGGATACAAAGCAAGAGCTGAATCTGCAGGGCGTCTGTTGTATCTCAAGTTAGGGTATAGTCACGAGGTGGAATTATCTGCGCCTCCTGCTGTCCGTGTTTTCTGCTTCAAAAACAATGTAATTTGTTGTACAGGAATAGACAAGCAAAGGGTGCATCAGTTTGCAGCTACAGTTCGCAATTGTAAGCCACCTGAAGTTTACAAAGGCAAGGGCATAATGTATACTGATGAAGTTATTAAGAAAAAACAAGGAAAGAAGTCTAAATGA